From Myxococcales bacterium, the proteins below share one genomic window:
- a CDS encoding BMP family ABC transporter substrate-binding protein: MIPGRKTVSARPSGAAPKVRVGLVFDVGGRGDKSFNDAAYEGLTRAERELEAEVAFLEPSGAEDRESALRLFASRGVDLVIGVGFIFSSDVDTVARDYPSVSFACVDYAPRGEIPKNVAALSFKEEEGSFLVGAAAGLLSKTHHVAFAGGMIGPLIKKFEVGFATGAKATCPSCVVHAGYVGPTPEAYHDPAKAKVLASTQIAAGADVVYHASGASGHGVFEAAREAKVLAIGVDADQHDEMPGVVVTSMVKRADVAVFDVVREARDKKLVTGMRTFGLAEGGVDWVHEGPHAAGLPADVVAKVEALRADVISGKIKVPRE; encoded by the coding sequence GTGATCCCGGGCCGAAAGACGGTCTCGGCGAGGCCTTCGGGGGCCGCTCCCAAGGTGCGCGTCGGCCTCGTGTTCGACGTCGGTGGCCGCGGCGACAAAAGCTTCAACGACGCCGCCTACGAGGGCCTCACGCGCGCCGAGCGCGAGCTCGAGGCCGAGGTCGCCTTCCTCGAGCCCTCGGGCGCCGAGGATCGTGAGAGCGCGCTCCGGCTGTTCGCGTCGCGCGGGGTCGACCTCGTGATCGGTGTAGGGTTCATCTTCTCGAGCGACGTCGACACCGTCGCGCGGGACTACCCGAGCGTGTCGTTCGCGTGCGTCGACTACGCTCCGCGCGGCGAAATCCCGAAGAACGTCGCGGCTTTGTCGTTCAAGGAGGAGGAGGGCTCGTTCCTCGTCGGGGCAGCGGCGGGCCTCCTCTCGAAGACGCACCACGTGGCCTTCGCGGGCGGCATGATCGGGCCGCTCATCAAGAAGTTCGAGGTGGGCTTCGCGACCGGCGCCAAGGCGACGTGCCCCTCGTGCGTGGTGCACGCCGGGTACGTCGGGCCGACCCCCGAGGCCTACCACGACCCGGCGAAGGCCAAGGTGCTCGCGTCCACCCAGATCGCCGCGGGCGCCGACGTCGTCTACCACGCGTCCGGAGCGAGCGGGCACGGCGTGTTCGAGGCCGCGCGGGAGGCGAAGGTGCTCGCGATCGGTGTCGACGCGGACCAGCACGACGAGATGCCCGGGGTCGTCGTGACGAGCATGGTGAAGCGCGCCGACGTGGCCGTGTTCGACGTGGTGCGGGAAGCACGCGACAAGAAGCTCGTGACCGGCATGCGCACCTTCGGCCTCGCCGAAGGCGGCGTCGATTGGGTGCACGAGGGGCCGCACGCCGCGGGGCTCCCGGCCGACGTGGTGGCGAAGGTCGAGGCGCTCCGGGCCGACGTGATCTCGGGGAAGATCAAGGTCCCGCGGGAGTAG
- the glpK gene encoding glycerol kinase GlpK, translating to MSKLLLAIDQGTTGTTALVVDTEGQTVGRATVDFPQHFPKPGWVEHDPKEIWASVEAAVRGAFASAKIDGSAIAAIGITNQRETTLVWDRATHEPIANAIVWQCRRTADTCDALRSAGHEARVREVSGLVLDAYFSGTKVAWILDHVEGARARAEKGELAFGTVDSFLVWRLTSGLVHVTDATNASRTLLMNLRSLAWDAWACELFRVPPEVLPKIVGSAEIVGTTRGISFLPDGVPIAGIAGDQQAALFGQACFELGDAKCTYGTGAFALVNVGSEPVMSKNGLVTTVGFRIGNETTYALEGSSFIAGAAVQWLRDGLGLVATAKDIEPLAAQVDGTGGVYFVPALAGLGAPHWDQGARGTISGITRGTTKAHLARATLEGIAFSVADLLSAMVKDAGRPLARLRVDGGASQNDLLMQFQSDVSSVVVERPTEVESTGRGAAMLAGLGAGLVDRTSVRRMLKLGKRFEPKMSAEERAERLAGWDDAVRRSRSHIS from the coding sequence ATGTCGAAGCTCCTCCTCGCGATCGATCAGGGAACCACTGGCACGACGGCGCTCGTCGTCGACACCGAAGGCCAGACCGTGGGCCGCGCGACGGTCGACTTCCCGCAGCACTTCCCGAAGCCGGGTTGGGTCGAGCACGATCCCAAGGAGATCTGGGCGTCCGTCGAGGCGGCCGTGCGGGGGGCGTTCGCGTCGGCCAAGATCGACGGCAGCGCCATCGCGGCGATCGGCATCACGAACCAACGCGAGACCACCCTCGTGTGGGACCGCGCGACGCACGAGCCCATCGCGAACGCGATCGTGTGGCAGTGCCGCCGCACGGCCGACACGTGCGACGCGCTGCGGAGCGCCGGCCACGAAGCCCGCGTCCGTGAGGTCTCGGGGCTCGTGCTCGACGCGTATTTCTCGGGCACGAAGGTCGCGTGGATCCTCGACCACGTGGAGGGTGCGCGCGCGCGCGCCGAGAAGGGGGAGCTCGCCTTCGGCACGGTCGACTCGTTCCTCGTGTGGCGCCTCACGAGCGGGCTCGTGCACGTGACGGACGCGACCAACGCGTCGCGCACGCTGCTCATGAACCTCCGGTCGCTCGCGTGGGACGCGTGGGCGTGCGAGCTCTTCCGTGTACCGCCCGAGGTCTTGCCGAAGATCGTGGGGAGCGCCGAGATCGTGGGCACGACGCGAGGCATCTCGTTCCTTCCGGACGGCGTGCCGATCGCGGGCATCGCGGGGGACCAGCAGGCCGCGCTCTTCGGGCAGGCGTGCTTCGAGCTGGGCGACGCGAAATGCACCTACGGGACCGGCGCGTTCGCGCTCGTGAACGTGGGCAGCGAGCCCGTGATGAGCAAGAACGGCCTCGTCACGACCGTGGGCTTCCGCATCGGCAACGAGACCACGTACGCCCTCGAGGGCAGCTCGTTCATCGCCGGCGCGGCCGTGCAGTGGCTCCGCGACGGGCTCGGGCTCGTCGCGACGGCCAAGGACATCGAGCCGCTCGCCGCCCAGGTCGACGGGACGGGCGGCGTGTACTTCGTGCCCGCCCTCGCGGGGCTCGGCGCGCCGCACTGGGATCAGGGCGCGCGCGGCACGATCTCGGGCATCACGCGCGGCACCACGAAGGCGCACCTCGCGCGGGCCACGCTCGAGGGCATCGCGTTCTCGGTGGCCGACCTCCTCTCGGCGATGGTGAAAGACGCGGGCCGCCCGCTCGCGCGGCTTAGGGTCGACGGGGGCGCGTCGCAGAACGATCTGCTCATGCAGTTCCAGTCCGACGTCTCCAGCGTGGTCGTCGAGCGGCCGACCGAGGTCGAGTCGACCGGGCGCGGCGCGGCGATGCTCGCGGGCCTCGGCGCCGGTCTCGTCGACCGCACGAGCGTTCGGAGGATGCTGAAGCTCGGGAAGCGTTTCGAGCCGAAAATGAGCGCCGAGGAGCGCGCCGAGCGCCTCGCCGGGTGGGACGACGCCGTACGTAGGAGCCGCTCGCACATCTCGTGA
- a CDS encoding AarF/ABC1/UbiB kinase family protein, which yields MAQIPTPRTGAERDASRGADVASVVDGARAAEGAAGASAEVSPVPASVRRLAAARALPSTRPTSLSAKPGYRPVSASRYRFVRAYSTTFRVIASYLWLSFKGRLWGKAYKDQHLADVHRRNAKRVEGTILVLQGVFIKVGQLLSILANFLPEEFRSELEGLQDQVPPRPYAEIARRIEQDLGKKVSELYAEFDEEPIASASLGQVHKARTKDGRLVAVKVQHHDIDRIVKLDLRTIRRILGIVQWFVPIQGLDGYYHQIKELLGQELDFVREADSVERIAKNFEKDPRVRFPVPVRELSTRRVLTSTFVEGVKVGDVARIDAMGIDRKDLANRLVRAYCQMIFVDGVYHADPHPGNLMVDGDGNLVLLDFGATAELSQAMREGIPEFLEGVIRRDTDRLVKAMRKMGFLSRTSDEAMSEKIIEYFHRRFQEEVKLESLNLKDIKIDPQRGLENLLDLRKMNVGLKELSGAFTIPKDWVLLERTILLVYGSCSQIDPELNPMAIIKPYLHEFVLGNRDYSQIALETVREMALGAVTLPDDLRKFLTRATRGEMEMRVRGVEAGTRAIYAVGRQLIYTTIGIAAVFAAMAYEGRGDAAHAKVAYGVAALAGLSFVLSSVFSRPRSMR from the coding sequence ATGGCGCAGATCCCCACCCCACGCACCGGCGCGGAGCGCGACGCATCGCGCGGGGCCGACGTCGCGTCGGTCGTCGACGGTGCACGCGCCGCCGAGGGCGCCGCCGGAGCTTCGGCCGAGGTGTCGCCCGTGCCCGCCTCGGTGCGGAGGCTCGCCGCGGCCCGCGCCCTCCCGAGCACGCGCCCCACGTCGCTCTCGGCGAAGCCCGGGTACAGACCCGTGAGCGCGTCGCGCTACCGCTTCGTGCGCGCGTACTCGACGACCTTCCGCGTGATCGCGAGCTACCTGTGGCTCTCGTTCAAGGGGCGGCTCTGGGGCAAGGCCTACAAAGATCAGCACCTCGCCGACGTGCACCGGAGGAACGCGAAGCGCGTCGAGGGCACGATCCTCGTGCTGCAAGGCGTGTTCATCAAGGTCGGGCAGCTCCTCTCGATCCTCGCGAATTTCTTGCCGGAGGAGTTTCGCTCGGAGCTCGAGGGCCTCCAAGATCAGGTGCCCCCTCGGCCCTACGCCGAGATCGCGCGCAGGATCGAGCAGGATCTCGGCAAGAAGGTGTCGGAGCTCTACGCCGAGTTCGACGAGGAGCCCATCGCCTCGGCGAGCCTCGGGCAGGTGCACAAGGCGCGCACGAAGGACGGCCGCCTCGTCGCGGTGAAGGTCCAGCACCACGACATCGATCGCATCGTCAAGCTCGACCTCCGCACGATCCGCCGCATCTTGGGCATCGTGCAGTGGTTCGTGCCCATCCAGGGGCTCGACGGGTACTACCACCAGATCAAAGAGCTCCTCGGCCAAGAGCTCGACTTCGTGCGCGAGGCCGACAGCGTCGAGCGCATTGCCAAGAACTTCGAGAAAGATCCGCGCGTGCGGTTCCCCGTGCCGGTGCGCGAGCTGTCGACTCGCCGGGTGCTCACGAGCACGTTCGTCGAGGGCGTGAAGGTGGGCGACGTGGCGCGGATCGACGCCATGGGCATCGATCGCAAGGACCTGGCGAACCGGCTCGTGCGCGCGTACTGCCAGATGATCTTCGTGGATGGCGTCTACCACGCCGATCCGCACCCCGGGAACTTGATGGTCGACGGCGACGGCAACCTCGTCCTGCTCGATTTCGGGGCGACGGCGGAGCTCTCTCAGGCGATGCGCGAGGGCATCCCGGAGTTCCTCGAGGGCGTCATTCGGCGCGACACGGACCGGCTCGTGAAGGCCATGCGCAAGATGGGCTTTTTGTCGCGGACGAGCGACGAGGCCATGAGCGAGAAGATCATCGAGTACTTTCACCGGCGCTTCCAGGAAGAGGTGAAGCTCGAGAGCCTGAACCTGAAGGACATCAAGATCGATCCGCAGCGTGGGCTCGAGAACCTGCTCGACCTGCGCAAGATGAACGTGGGCCTGAAGGAGCTGTCGGGCGCCTTCACCATCCCGAAGGATTGGGTGCTGCTCGAGCGCACGATCTTGCTCGTGTACGGGTCGTGCTCGCAGATCGATCCCGAGCTCAACCCGATGGCGATCATCAAGCCGTACTTGCACGAGTTCGTGCTCGGGAACCGCGACTACTCGCAGATCGCGCTCGAGACGGTGCGCGAGATGGCGCTCGGGGCCGTGACCCTGCCCGACGACCTCCGCAAGTTCCTCACGCGGGCGACGCGCGGCGAGATGGAGATGCGCGTGCGCGGGGTCGAGGCCGGGACGCGCGCGATCTACGCCGTCGGCCGGCAGCTCATCTACACGACGATCGGGATCGCGGCGGTCTTCGCGGCCATGGCCTACGAGGGGCGGGGGGACGCGGCCCACGCGAAGGTGGCGTACGGCGTGGCGGCGCTCGCGGGCCTGTCGTTCGTGCTCTCGTCGGTGTTCTCGCGCCCGCGCTCGATGCGCTAG
- a CDS encoding beta-lactamase family protein, which produces MQRARPNTLPCPEAGALARDVVARGIAPHAAVGYFGVTGPARVGGHDEAIFDLASLTKPMTAVAFVKAGLDRRAPLVSYLPELHDTPSAEVPLELFLAHRAGVPAHISLFHPLLEGRAVELGDALRTAACSRPAGASPVEEHPPVYSDVGYLLAGAALARATGARDAGEAIERFVVAPLGLEGSLGTARRLREVTDFDARVVPTEVVPFRGGEVRGAVHDENAWAVSGDGGSGHAGMFGTVSAVLTFARHTLRLRDEAPWLFFPRKSGSLLAGFDGKSPEGSSAGTVLGPSTYGHLGFTGTSFWVDPDTQVGVALLTNRVSPTRENTAIRRARPEVHDALAKLAMGAPARDR; this is translated from the coding sequence ATGCAACGTGCGAGGCCCAACACGCTGCCCTGCCCCGAGGCGGGGGCCCTGGCCCGCGACGTGGTCGCGCGGGGGATAGCTCCACACGCGGCCGTCGGCTACTTCGGCGTCACGGGGCCTGCCCGCGTGGGCGGGCACGACGAGGCGATCTTCGACCTCGCGAGCCTCACGAAGCCCATGACGGCCGTGGCGTTCGTGAAGGCCGGCCTCGATCGCCGGGCGCCGCTGGTCTCGTACCTCCCCGAGCTCCACGACACCCCTTCGGCCGAGGTGCCGCTCGAGCTCTTCCTCGCGCATCGGGCGGGGGTGCCGGCGCACATCTCGCTCTTTCATCCGCTCCTCGAAGGGCGCGCGGTCGAGCTCGGGGACGCCCTCCGGACCGCGGCGTGCTCGCGTCCGGCGGGGGCCTCGCCCGTGGAGGAGCACCCCCCGGTGTACAGCGATGTGGGATATCTGCTCGCCGGCGCGGCGCTGGCTCGGGCGACCGGCGCGCGTGACGCGGGAGAGGCGATCGAGCGGTTCGTCGTCGCGCCGCTCGGCCTCGAGGGATCTCTCGGGACGGCGAGGCGCCTCCGCGAGGTGACCGACTTCGACGCGCGGGTGGTGCCGACCGAGGTGGTCCCGTTCCGGGGCGGCGAGGTGCGCGGCGCGGTGCACGACGAGAACGCGTGGGCCGTGAGCGGCGACGGGGGCTCGGGGCACGCCGGCATGTTCGGCACGGTCTCCGCGGTGCTCACGTTCGCGCGGCACACCCTCCGGCTCCGGGACGAGGCGCCGTGGCTGTTTTTCCCGCGGAAGAGCGGGTCGTTGCTCGCCGGGTTCGACGGAAAGAGCCCCGAGGGCTCGAGCGCGGGCACGGTGCTCGGCCCGTCGACGTACGGGCACCTCGGGTTCACCGGCACGAGCTTCTGGGTCGACCCGGACACGCAGGTCGGGGTCGCGCTGCTGACGAACCGCGTGAGCCCCACCCGGGAAAATACGGCCATTCGGCGCGCGCGGCCCGAGGTGCACGACGCGCTCGCGAAGCTCGCGATGGGCGCCCCGGCGCGCGACCGTTGA
- a CDS encoding type II secretion system F family protein, with product MAEFVWEARGRAGDLRRGTMEADDENVVNQRLRAQQLTPTKVKKKSASLNIQFGSGVSTKDLVTFTRLFATMIDAGLPIVQCLDILQGQTDNKRFAVVLSDVKASVEQGMTFSDSLRRHPKVFDQLYTNLVQAGEVGGILDTILNRLAQYNEKAVKLQRQVTGALVYPSVVLVIFIGLLVGLLGFVIPQFKGIFKDLGSDDELPWLTQKVVWASEAFTQHALLIFLGIGGLIFGWTVAYSRTPFKRAAHRVFLRLPVIGGVLKKIAVARFTRTLGTLLTSGVPILDAMDIVAKTAGNLVIQDAIQYSRQKVSEGKNIAGPLAEAKVFPPMVVQMVGVGEQTGALDQMLTKIADFYEDEVDVAVAALTSLIEPVMMVGIGGTVGVVLVAMYLPIFSIAGKIKTT from the coding sequence ATGGCGGAGTTCGTCTGGGAAGCGCGCGGCAGAGCCGGCGATTTGCGACGTGGCACGATGGAGGCCGACGACGAGAACGTCGTCAATCAGCGCCTCCGTGCTCAACAGCTCACGCCCACGAAGGTCAAAAAGAAGAGCGCCTCGCTGAACATCCAGTTCGGCTCGGGCGTCAGCACGAAAGACCTCGTCACCTTCACGCGCCTCTTCGCGACCATGATCGACGCCGGCCTGCCCATCGTGCAGTGCCTCGACATCCTTCAAGGCCAGACCGACAATAAGCGCTTCGCGGTGGTCCTCTCGGACGTGAAGGCCTCGGTCGAGCAGGGCATGACCTTCAGCGACTCGCTGCGCCGGCACCCCAAGGTCTTCGATCAGCTCTACACGAACCTCGTCCAAGCCGGAGAGGTCGGCGGCATCCTCGACACCATCTTGAACCGCCTCGCGCAGTACAACGAGAAGGCGGTCAAGCTGCAGCGCCAGGTCACCGGCGCCCTCGTCTACCCGTCGGTCGTCTTGGTGATCTTCATCGGCCTGCTCGTCGGCCTCCTCGGCTTCGTCATCCCGCAGTTCAAGGGCATCTTCAAAGACCTCGGCTCGGACGACGAGCTCCCCTGGCTCACCCAGAAGGTCGTGTGGGCCTCCGAGGCCTTCACGCAGCACGCGCTCCTCATCTTCCTCGGCATCGGCGGGCTCATCTTCGGGTGGACGGTGGCCTACAGCCGAACGCCCTTCAAACGCGCGGCCCACCGCGTGTTCCTCCGCCTGCCCGTCATCGGCGGCGTCCTCAAGAAGATCGCCGTGGCGCGCTTCACGCGCACGCTCGGCACGCTGCTCACGTCGGGTGTCCCCATCCTCGACGCCATGGACATCGTCGCCAAGACGGCCGGCAACCTCGTCATCCAAGACGCCATCCAGTACTCGCGGCAGAAGGTGAGCGAGGGCAAGAACATCGCCGGGCCGCTCGCCGAGGCGAAGGTCTTCCCGCCCATGGTCGTCCAGATGGTCGGCGTCGGCGAACAGACCGGCGCGCTCGACCAAATGCTGACCAAAATCGCGGACTTCTACGAAGACGAGGTCGACGTGGCGGTCGCGGCCCTCACGAGCCTCATCGAGCCGGTCATGATGGTCGGCATCGGCGGCACGGTCGGCGTCGTGCTCGTCGCCATGTACCTCCCGATCTTCAGCATCGCCGGCAAGATCAAGACGACGTGA
- a CDS encoding two-component sensor histidine kinase produces MKLGAPVRAEDRGLWARVAWTTGLRLAFLLVLLFVTSAFYLQGELARYPQSERVMFVTLGSGLVLALVYALVLRAGKNVARLAYAQIVLDQLTWTAIVYVSGGAGSGATSFYGLTCLVAAVVIGLRGSALAALVGIVFYFVLCLALGTKALLPPPDQLRAYATSLEAVAYPMLTNALGIGLVGALAGYLAERLKRTGGQLEAAAARAEAAERLAVLGRIAAGLAHEIRNPLGSISGSVEMLRESPALGDEDRQLCTIIHREALRLNDLVTDMMDLSKPREPRPERVDLARLAQDVRALASHSERSAAGDVTVLYDGPETGAFAECDPAQMKQVLWNLVRNGVQVTRAGSKVTVRVRPGAGETLVEVEDGGPGIAAQDRARIFDAFYTTRASGAGLGLAVVKRIVDDHATLGATIEVTSPEGHGAVFSLRLKNPDPPL; encoded by the coding sequence GTGAAGCTCGGCGCGCCGGTTCGTGCGGAGGACCGCGGGCTCTGGGCGCGCGTCGCTTGGACGACGGGCTTACGTCTCGCGTTCCTCCTCGTCCTCCTCTTCGTCACCTCGGCGTTCTATCTGCAGGGCGAGCTCGCGCGGTACCCCCAGAGCGAGCGGGTCATGTTCGTCACGCTCGGCTCGGGCCTCGTGCTCGCGCTCGTGTACGCGCTCGTCCTCCGCGCCGGAAAGAACGTCGCGCGCCTCGCGTACGCGCAGATCGTCCTCGATCAGCTCACGTGGACGGCCATCGTCTACGTGTCGGGCGGCGCGGGCAGCGGGGCCACCTCGTTCTACGGGCTCACGTGCCTCGTCGCGGCCGTCGTCATCGGCCTCCGGGGCTCGGCGCTCGCCGCGCTGGTCGGCATCGTCTTCTACTTCGTGCTCTGCCTCGCGCTCGGGACGAAGGCGCTCTTGCCCCCACCCGATCAACTGCGCGCCTACGCCACCTCGCTCGAGGCGGTCGCCTACCCGATGCTCACGAACGCGCTCGGCATCGGCCTCGTGGGCGCGCTCGCGGGCTACCTCGCCGAGCGCCTGAAGCGCACGGGTGGCCAGCTCGAGGCCGCCGCCGCGCGCGCCGAAGCCGCCGAGAGGCTCGCGGTGCTCGGTCGCATCGCGGCGGGCCTCGCCCACGAGATCCGGAACCCGCTCGGGTCGATCTCGGGCTCGGTCGAGATGCTCCGCGAGTCTCCCGCGCTCGGCGACGAGGACCGTCAGCTCTGCACCATCATCCACCGCGAGGCGCTCCGCCTGAACGACCTCGTCACCGACATGATGGACCTCTCGAAACCTCGCGAGCCCCGCCCCGAGCGCGTCGACCTCGCCCGCCTCGCGCAAGACGTTCGCGCCCTCGCCTCCCACTCCGAACGAAGTGCCGCCGGCGACGTGACCGTCCTCTACGACGGACCCGAGACGGGCGCGTTCGCGGAGTGTGATCCCGCCCAGATGAAGCAGGTCTTGTGGAACCTCGTGCGCAACGGGGTGCAAGTCACGCGCGCGGGCTCCAAGGTCACGGTCCGGGTCCGCCCGGGCGCAGGAGAGACCCTCGTCGAGGTCGAAGACGGGGGCCCGGGCATCGCAGCCCAGGACCGAGCGAGAATTTTCGACGCCTTCTATACGACAAGGGCGTCAGGGGCCGGCCTCGGTCTCGCCGTGGTGAAGCGCATCGTGGACGACCACGCCACCCTCGGAGCCACCATCGAGGTCACGTCCCCCGAGGGCCACGGCGCGGTCTTCTCGCTCCGCCTGAAAAACCCCGATCCACCCCTGTAA
- a CDS encoding ABC transporter substrate-binding protein — protein sequence MKLGLLPVARRLFAASAFALTIGLALPAAAQANAQAFVEQEHGRLSNLMKQPAAASREASISQELDRMVDYDELARRTFGKPCPAAISQCQNHWDGLTDEQKREVTGLLKKLVERNYKKTLTKTVDYDISYKGSKALANGDTKIRTEAKSRVNPREAPVTVDYVVIGQPGTFKVADMVTEGSSMTKNYYEQFHKMLTTPGQGYAHVVKRLNDRIAGR from the coding sequence ATGAAGCTTGGTTTGCTCCCGGTCGCTCGCCGCCTCTTCGCCGCGTCGGCCTTCGCTCTCACCATCGGCCTCGCGCTCCCCGCGGCGGCCCAGGCCAACGCGCAGGCGTTCGTCGAGCAAGAGCACGGGCGCCTCTCGAACCTCATGAAACAACCCGCGGCCGCGAGCCGAGAGGCCTCCATCTCCCAAGAGCTCGATCGCATGGTCGACTACGACGAGCTCGCCCGCCGCACCTTCGGCAAGCCCTGCCCGGCCGCGATCTCGCAGTGCCAGAACCACTGGGACGGCCTCACCGACGAGCAAAAGCGCGAGGTCACGGGCCTCCTCAAGAAGCTCGTCGAGCGCAACTACAAGAAGACCCTCACGAAGACCGTCGACTACGACATCTCGTACAAGGGCTCGAAGGCCCTCGCCAACGGCGACACCAAGATCCGCACCGAGGCCAAGAGCCGCGTGAACCCCCGTGAAGCTCCGGTCACGGTCGACTACGTCGTCATCGGCCAGCCCGGCACCTTCAAGGTGGCCGACATGGTGACCGAGGGCTCGAGCATGACGAAGAACTACTACGAGCAGTTCCACAAGATGCTCACCACCCCGGGGCAGGGCTACGCGCACGTGGTGAAGCGCCTGAACGACCGCATCGCGGGCCGTTGA
- a CDS encoding protein kinase encodes MPDGPPHEPSAHAPPTEPKRAELREVLELGRGGMGVVSLVLDGEGKSFARKRLLPEYAKDAEKRELFLREGRVATRLTHPNVVRTLEAGEDDDGPYLVMDFVDGLPLDKLLVLAREKGAKLPRTLAAKIVAALARGLHEAHELRDESGAPQNLVHRDISPHNVLVSTSGRVVLLDFGVAKIDAGRGLTKTGEVRGKTAYMSPEQGLGDPLDRRSDLFSLGAILYECVEGTRMWGDGTELEVLRKLALESPPPISGDDALAPLCARLVAREPGDRPETAEEVARALEAYVQGAGGPTDDDLAAWVLEVGSEAIRARRAHLDEAIEPVRKSLPSALPAEPTATTTTSPRSSRSTSPSDDASFSFDSVGSPKKPNKNGPFALFAVVTVGLVGAGFVLARGPRDPAHDGAPATLAEAAPSTRGAPTEAPSARSTAPVPTASVVPSAVAAPAPTRVPAHPSVPSKPAPAPSQGPSAAVPASASARPKPSASVPLDVDPTPF; translated from the coding sequence ATGCCCGACGGGCCGCCCCACGAGCCGAGCGCGCACGCGCCTCCCACCGAGCCGAAGCGAGCCGAGCTCCGCGAAGTGCTCGAGCTCGGGCGTGGGGGTATGGGCGTCGTGTCGCTCGTGCTGGACGGCGAGGGCAAGAGCTTCGCGCGGAAGCGGCTCCTCCCCGAGTACGCGAAGGACGCCGAGAAGCGCGAGCTCTTCTTGCGCGAGGGCCGCGTCGCCACGCGCCTCACCCACCCGAACGTGGTGCGCACCCTCGAAGCCGGCGAGGACGACGACGGCCCCTACCTGGTCATGGATTTCGTCGACGGCCTCCCGCTCGACAAGCTGCTCGTGCTCGCCCGCGAGAAGGGCGCGAAGCTCCCGCGCACGCTCGCCGCCAAAATCGTCGCGGCCCTCGCGCGCGGCCTCCACGAGGCCCACGAGCTCCGGGACGAGTCGGGCGCGCCCCAAAACCTCGTCCACCGCGATATTTCCCCGCACAACGTCCTCGTGTCCACCTCCGGCAGGGTCGTCCTGCTCGACTTCGGCGTGGCCAAGATCGACGCCGGTCGCGGCCTCACCAAGACGGGCGAGGTCCGCGGCAAGACGGCCTACATGTCCCCCGAGCAGGGCCTCGGAGATCCGCTCGATCGGCGCTCCGATCTCTTCTCGCTCGGCGCGATCCTCTACGAATGCGTGGAAGGTACACGCATGTGGGGCGACGGGACGGAGCTCGAGGTCTTGCGCAAGCTCGCCCTCGAGTCCCCCCCGCCGATCTCCGGGGACGACGCGCTCGCGCCCCTCTGCGCGCGGCTCGTCGCGCGGGAGCCCGGAGACCGCCCCGAGACCGCCGAAGAGGTCGCGCGCGCGCTCGAGGCGTACGTCCAAGGCGCCGGAGGCCCCACCGACGACGACCTCGCGGCGTGGGTCCTCGAGGTGGGGAGCGAGGCGATCCGTGCCCGCCGCGCCCACCTCGACGAGGCGATCGAGCCCGTCCGAAAGAGCCTCCCCTCCGCGCTCCCAGCCGAGCCCACCGCGACGACGACCACGTCGCCGAGGTCCTCTCGGTCGACCTCCCCGAGCGACGACGCATCGTTCTCGTTCGACAGCGTCGGCTCCCCCAAAAAGCCAAACAAAAACGGACCATTCGCCCTGTTCGCCGTGGTCACCGTCGGGCTCGTCGGCGCGGGCTTCGTGCTCGCGCGGGGCCCTCGCGATCCGGCCCACGACGGGGCCCCCGCGACCCTGGCCGAGGCCGCACCGTCCACGCGGGGCGCCCCCACCGAAGCGCCCTCCGCGAGGTCCACGGCCCCGGTGCCCACGGCGAGCGTGGTCCCGTCCGCGGTCGCCGCGCCCGCGCCCACACGCGTCCCCGCGCACCCGAGCGTGCCGTCGAAGCCCGCCCCCGCCCCGAGCCAAGGCCCCTCGGCGGCGGTCCCCGCGAGCGCGTCGGCCCGGCCGAAGCCGTCGGCCAGCGTCCCGCTCGACGTCGACCCGACGCCCTTCTGA
- a CDS encoding extensin family protein gives MPTSQSSSVLARRSVLFGVIAGLVALASSDGTARADAATYALDELSREVPTRGKFRCPDIPLTLYGGSLVPFQGQVQVHPAFVAKLKELEALVRAVAIEVYGRAPASLQHLGAYNCRRIPGYPNLVSEHGLGNGIDVAAFTFAPLPKGQKLPDGLPRELAQGFGVSVMAHFDAKGAAGTVHKRFLHRLALRLRPLFRVVLGPGYVGHQDHFHLDMAPYTLFDVSASAEAAK, from the coding sequence ATGCCCACGTCCCAAAGCTCCTCGGTCCTCGCGCGTCGTTCGGTCCTCTTCGGGGTCATCGCAGGCCTCGTTGCGCTCGCCTCCTCGGACGGCACCGCCCGCGCCGACGCGGCCACCTACGCGCTCGACGAGCTCTCTCGCGAGGTGCCGACCCGCGGGAAATTCCGCTGCCCCGACATCCCCCTCACGCTCTACGGTGGCTCGCTCGTGCCCTTCCAGGGGCAGGTCCAGGTGCACCCGGCGTTCGTCGCCAAGCTGAAAGAGCTCGAGGCCTTGGTGCGTGCCGTGGCGATCGAGGTCTACGGGCGCGCCCCCGCGAGCCTCCAGCACCTCGGGGCGTACAACTGCCGCAGGATCCCCGGGTACCCGAACCTCGTGAGCGAGCACGGGCTCGGCAACGGCATCGACGTCGCGGCCTTCACGTTCGCGCCGCTCCCGAAGGGCCAGAAGCTCCCCGACGGGCTCCCGCGCGAGCTCGCGCAGGGCTTCGGCGTCTCGGTGATGGCCCACTTCGACGCGAAGGGCGCGGCGGGCACCGTGCACAAGCGGTTCCTCCACAGGCTCGCGCTCCGGCTTCGCCCGCTCTTTCGCGTGGTGCTCGGCCCGGGCTACGTCGGCCACCAAGACCACTTCCACCTCGACATGGCGCCTTACACACTCTTCGACGTGAGCGCGTCGGCCGAGGCCGCCAAGTAG